The following are from one region of the Streptomyces fradiae genome:
- a CDS encoding ArsR/SmtB family transcription factor: MGHGRDTTTSSASARERLDTVGSTDVAATLQALATPSRLYILAHLQEGPCSVGELAEAVGMEASACSHQLRLLRNLGLVTGERQGRSIVYSLYDNHVAELLDQALYHVEHLRLGLHDTAARAADLAVREALRGS, from the coding sequence ATGGGCCACGGACGCGACACCACCACCAGCAGCGCCAGCGCCCGCGAACGTCTCGACACGGTCGGCAGCACCGACGTCGCCGCCACCCTCCAGGCCCTGGCCACACCCTCCCGGCTCTACATCCTGGCCCACCTCCAGGAGGGTCCCTGTTCGGTGGGCGAGCTTGCCGAGGCCGTCGGTATGGAAGCCTCCGCCTGCTCCCACCAGCTCCGCCTCCTGCGCAACCTCGGCCTGGTCACCGGCGAGCGGCAGGGCCGCTCCATCGTCTACTCGCTCTACGACAACCACGTTGCCGAACTGCTCGACCAGGCCCTCTACCACGTCGAGCATCTGCGCCTTGGCCTGCACGACACCGCGGCGCGCGCGGCTGATCTCGCCGTGCGGGAAGCGCTGCGGGGGTCTTGA
- a CDS encoding MarR family winged helix-turn-helix transcriptional regulator yields MTATDPALTALASGWGALSLLHGRIESHIERALQSGHDLSAREYSLLDVLSRQHDGEGGHLQMKQVADAVVLSQSATTRLVTRMEDRGLLSRYLCPTDRRGIYTDVTPAGRKLLDEARPTSDAALRQALDEAAGNPELASLVAAVEAVDVPAQRA; encoded by the coding sequence ATGACCGCCACGGACCCCGCACTCACCGCACTCGCCAGCGGCTGGGGTGCGCTCTCCCTGCTGCACGGCCGGATCGAGTCGCACATCGAGCGCGCCCTGCAGTCCGGGCACGACCTGAGCGCGCGGGAGTACTCGCTGCTCGACGTGCTCAGCCGACAGCACGACGGCGAGGGCGGGCATCTGCAGATGAAGCAGGTCGCCGACGCGGTCGTGCTGAGCCAGAGCGCGACGACGCGCCTGGTCACCCGCATGGAGGACCGCGGGCTGCTTTCGCGGTATCTGTGCCCGACCGACCGGCGCGGCATCTACACCGACGTCACCCCGGCCGGCCGGAAGCTGCTCGACGAGGCCCGGCCGACCAGTGACGCCGCCCTGCGGCAGGCGCTGGACGAGGCCGCCGGGAACCCCGAGCTGGCCTCGCTGGTCGCTGCGGTCGAGGCCGTCGACGTACCGGCACAGCGCGCGTAA
- a CDS encoding class I SAM-dependent methyltransferase yields the protein MTSRNPFDDPAFPPRAPDGGRYGEDVFRPEQPGEAERIDLGALAYDDLSLSRLRALGAGPGWRCLDIGAGTGTVSRRLLREAEVAGVLAVDRDVRFLAERPVPGLDVLQADITAPDFAPGRFDLVHARFVLMHLPEPERMVSTLAGLVAPGGVLVLSDAVDLTSDRTSTAADTPFAAAMRAMWQGLRASIGTDVSWVPSYPQLLRGAGLRAVGAELYVPPLLRGSPISRFWADTWERSRASMVATGLIDGAGIDAAIRYLDSDACAALSAGMLTVWGRKPGAAGAAPARP from the coding sequence ATGACGTCGCGGAATCCGTTCGACGACCCCGCCTTCCCGCCCCGCGCGCCGGACGGGGGCCGTTACGGCGAGGACGTGTTCCGGCCCGAGCAGCCCGGTGAGGCCGAGCGGATCGACCTCGGTGCGCTCGCGTACGACGACCTCAGCCTGAGCCGGCTGCGCGCCCTCGGCGCCGGGCCGGGGTGGCGCTGTCTGGACATCGGTGCCGGTACGGGCACGGTCTCGCGGCGCCTGTTGCGCGAGGCGGAGGTGGCGGGCGTGCTGGCCGTCGACCGTGATGTGCGGTTCCTCGCCGAGCGGCCCGTCCCCGGGCTCGACGTGCTCCAGGCCGACATCACCGCCCCCGACTTCGCGCCGGGCCGGTTCGATCTGGTCCACGCGCGGTTCGTGCTCATGCATCTGCCGGAGCCCGAGCGGATGGTCTCGACGCTGGCCGGGCTGGTCGCGCCGGGCGGGGTCCTCGTCCTCAGCGACGCGGTCGACCTGACCAGCGACCGTACGAGCACGGCGGCCGACACGCCGTTCGCCGCGGCGATGCGCGCGATGTGGCAGGGGCTGCGCGCCTCCATCGGCACGGACGTCTCCTGGGTGCCGTCGTATCCGCAGTTGCTGCGCGGCGCCGGGCTCCGCGCGGTCGGCGCGGAGCTGTACGTACCGCCACTGCTGCGGGGAAGTCCGATCAGCCGCTTCTGGGCGGACACCTGGGAGCGGAGCCGGGCGTCGATGGTGGCCACCGGGCTGATCGACGGCGCCGGCATCGACGCGGCGATCCGCTACCTGGACTCGGACGCGTGCGCCGCGCTGTCCGCCGGGATGCTCACCGTCTGGGGCCGCAAACCGGGGGCTGCGGGGGCGGCGCCCGCGAGGCCGTGA
- a CDS encoding SDR family NAD(P)-dependent oxidoreductase — MTNAPRTPAPLLTTPFTSRTPAGEVVDGIDLSGRRTVVTGGASGIGAETVRALAAAGAEVTVAARRPEAAEPLVRELGVRAAALDLADLDSVASFVRGWEGPLDILVANAGVMALPTRVQTADGWEAQLATNHLGHFALVTGLYAALRESGGARVVVVSSGAHRNVPFDFEDPHFERRAYDPWTAYGQSKTASVLFTAGAARRWAGDGITVNALNPGFILTGLQRHLDDETMRAFGVMDGDGKVTPLPYYKTPAQGAATSVLLAASPLVEGVTGRYFEDNQEARVVAGDEEQPGGVAAHALDAAAADRLWEYGTAALRTRSTRSPR; from the coding sequence ATGACGAACGCCCCCCGCACCCCCGCCCCGCTGCTGACCACCCCCTTCACCTCCCGGACCCCCGCCGGCGAGGTCGTCGACGGCATCGACCTCTCCGGTCGCCGTACCGTCGTGACCGGCGGCGCTTCCGGGATCGGCGCCGAGACCGTCCGGGCCCTGGCCGCCGCCGGGGCCGAGGTCACTGTCGCCGCCCGCCGGCCGGAGGCCGCCGAGCCGCTCGTCCGCGAGCTCGGGGTCCGCGCCGCGGCGCTCGACCTGGCCGATCTCGACTCCGTCGCGTCCTTCGTACGGGGCTGGGAAGGGCCGCTCGACATCCTCGTCGCGAACGCCGGGGTCATGGCCCTGCCCACCCGGGTCCAGACGGCGGACGGCTGGGAGGCGCAGCTGGCGACGAATCATCTGGGGCACTTCGCGCTGGTGACCGGGCTGTACGCGGCGCTGCGGGAGAGCGGCGGGGCGCGGGTCGTGGTGGTCAGCTCCGGGGCGCACCGGAACGTGCCGTTCGACTTCGAGGACCCGCACTTCGAGCGGCGGGCGTACGACCCGTGGACGGCGTACGGGCAGTCGAAGACGGCGAGCGTGCTGTTCACCGCGGGCGCGGCGCGGCGCTGGGCGGGCGACGGGATCACCGTCAACGCGCTCAACCCGGGTTTCATCCTCACCGGGCTGCAGCGCCACCTGGACGACGAGACGATGCGGGCGTTCGGTGTGATGGACGGCGACGGGAAGGTGACGCCGCTGCCGTACTACAAGACGCCGGCCCAGGGGGCAGCGACCTCAGTCCTGTTGGCCGCCTCGCCCCTGGTCGAGGGCGTCACCGGCCGCTACTTCGAGGACAACCAGGAGGCGCGAGTCGTGGCGGGCGACGAGGAGCAGCCGGGCGGTGTGGCCGCGCACGCGCTCGACGCGGCGGCGGCCGACCGGCTCTGGGAGTACGGCACCGCGGCGCTGCGCACCCGCTCCACCCGCTCTCCCCGCTGA
- a CDS encoding AraC family transcriptional regulator, with product MDPLEDVLTLLETRGHLSVGLVAGGRWAVRFEAPEGVKFNAVRRGSCLLEVDGLDKPIALGEGDCYLLARQRPFTLRSDPQAEPVPAGPLFARAEQGLARAGEGDDVLLRGGRFSFGARAQELLLDHLPPVVHIPAGTRHAETVRWALAAIDEELTRHEMGSTLVAEHLAVVMLVHVLRLHLAREPHTATGWLAGLTDPAVATALAALHRTPAHPWTVADLARTAAVSRSTLAARFKSTVGQGPLEYLTHWRIELAARRLRATPDTLATIAHAVGYGSESAFSVAFKRVTGTPPGDYRRQQIPTLSNAAIAVPGL from the coding sequence ATGGACCCCTTGGAAGACGTCCTCACCCTGCTGGAGACTCGCGGCCACCTCTCCGTCGGGCTGGTGGCGGGCGGCCGGTGGGCCGTACGGTTCGAGGCCCCGGAGGGCGTCAAGTTCAACGCCGTCCGCCGCGGCTCCTGCCTCCTTGAGGTCGACGGCCTCGACAAGCCGATCGCCCTCGGGGAGGGCGACTGCTACCTCCTCGCCCGGCAGCGCCCCTTCACCCTCCGCAGCGACCCACAGGCCGAGCCGGTGCCCGCCGGCCCGCTGTTCGCCCGCGCCGAGCAGGGCCTCGCCAGGGCGGGGGAGGGCGACGACGTCCTTCTCCGCGGCGGCCGCTTCTCCTTCGGCGCCCGCGCCCAGGAACTGCTGCTCGACCACCTCCCCCCGGTCGTCCACATCCCGGCCGGGACCCGCCACGCCGAAACGGTGCGCTGGGCCCTCGCGGCGATCGACGAAGAGCTGACCCGCCACGAGATGGGCTCCACCCTCGTCGCCGAACACCTCGCCGTCGTCATGCTCGTCCACGTCCTCCGGCTCCACCTCGCGCGCGAGCCCCACACCGCCACCGGCTGGCTCGCCGGGCTCACCGATCCCGCCGTCGCCACGGCCCTCGCCGCCCTCCACCGCACTCCCGCCCACCCCTGGACGGTCGCCGACCTCGCCCGTACCGCCGCCGTGTCCCGCTCCACCCTCGCCGCCCGCTTCAAGTCCACCGTCGGCCAGGGCCCCTTGGAGTACCTCACCCACTGGCGCATCGAACTCGCGGCCCGCCGCCTCCGCGCGACCCCCGACACCCTCGCCACCATCGCCCACGCCGTGGGCTACGGCTCCGAGAGCGCCTTCAGCGTCGCCTTCAAACGCGTGACGGGCACCCCACCCGGCGACTACCGCAGACAGCAGATTCCGACCCTGTCGAACGCGGCGATTGCCGTACCTGGGCTGTAG
- a CDS encoding DUF3027 domain-containing protein, with the protein MHDDEVHERWLLGRNRLTGAPGYLDGWYDEQCGGCRFWVALSGEMGRDWGVCTRTDSGYDGRVRFEHDGCDAFVVRSDGSFG; encoded by the coding sequence GTGCACGACGACGAGGTGCACGAGCGTTGGCTGCTGGGGCGGAACAGGCTGACCGGTGCGCCGGGGTATCTGGACGGGTGGTACGACGAGCAGTGCGGCGGGTGCCGGTTCTGGGTCGCGCTGAGTGGTGAAATGGGGCGGGACTGGGGGGTGTGCACCCGTACCGACTCGGGGTACGACGGACGGGTCCGGTTCGAGCACGACGGCTGCGACGCCTTCGTGGTCCGCTCCGACGGTTCCTTCGGGTGA
- a CDS encoding 3-oxoacyl-ACP synthase III family protein codes for MDTDHAAPAPISRRVGITAVASALPGREVTSRRLQERITAASGLTLPERMLERVTGIETRRAVGEGEYASTLAVRAGRAALERAGLVPYDVDLLVFASATRDVVEPATAHIVQAELGSRSHALDVTNACNSFVNGIDTARAMILAGRARRALVVTGETPSRAVRYAPSGADQLRDGFAGYTFGDAGAAVVLEAVDRGGILDVDTETHSEHWSVGGIFGGGSRHPRGDEHTYFHGDGGELREVFEKVGTSVLDRMRQRTGLAWGDFRYVLVHQVTVPYLDRFVELTGVPRDRLVVTVPELGNMASATLGVQLDRVHERLRPGDRVLFVGLGGGVSIMTMVWEKA; via the coding sequence ATGGACACAGACCATGCTGCTCCCGCCCCGATATCGCGCCGGGTGGGGATCACCGCGGTGGCTTCCGCCCTCCCCGGGCGGGAAGTGACGTCGCGTCGGCTTCAGGAACGGATCACCGCCGCCTCCGGCCTCACGCTGCCGGAGCGGATGCTCGAACGGGTCACCGGGATCGAGACGCGCCGGGCGGTCGGGGAGGGGGAGTACGCCTCGACGCTCGCGGTGCGGGCCGGGCGTGCGGCGCTTGAGCGGGCCGGGCTCGTGCCGTACGACGTGGATCTGCTGGTGTTCGCCTCGGCCACGCGGGACGTGGTCGAGCCGGCGACCGCGCACATCGTGCAGGCGGAACTCGGCTCCCGGTCCCACGCGTTGGACGTCACGAACGCGTGCAACAGCTTCGTCAACGGCATCGACACCGCCCGGGCGATGATCCTCGCCGGCCGCGCACGACGCGCCCTGGTCGTCACGGGGGAGACCCCGAGCCGCGCCGTTCGGTACGCACCGTCCGGCGCCGACCAGCTCCGCGACGGGTTCGCCGGCTACACCTTCGGCGACGCCGGGGCCGCGGTCGTCCTGGAGGCGGTCGACCGCGGCGGCATCCTCGACGTGGACACCGAGACGCACTCCGAGCACTGGTCGGTCGGCGGCATCTTCGGCGGCGGCTCCCGTCACCCCCGCGGCGACGAGCACACGTACTTCCACGGCGACGGCGGCGAACTGCGCGAGGTGTTCGAGAAGGTCGGCACCTCGGTGCTCGACCGGATGCGGCAGCGCACCGGCCTCGCCTGGGGCGACTTCCGGTACGTGCTCGTGCACCAGGTCACCGTGCCGTACCTGGACCGGTTCGTGGAGCTCACCGGCGTCCCCCGGGACCGGCTCGTCGTCACGGTACCCGAGCTCGGCAACATGGCCAGCGCCACCCTCGGCGTCCAACTCGACCGCGTCCACGAGCGGTTGCGCCCCGGCGACCGGGTCCTGTTCGTCGGACTCGGCGGCGGCGTGAGCATCATGACGATGGTCTGGGAGAAGGCATGA
- a CDS encoding glycosyltransferase family 2 protein, with amino-acid sequence MSALWVVVPAHQEAARIGATLDALADQHDRDFTLVVVDNASSDNTADVAHAFARRAPFPVHVLREPEKGVGCAVDTGFRYAIEHGATHLARTDADCLPHPGWTAGARAALRHGAGLVCGRIDARRDEHGPLGRAAFRALVRVAAFFGRIRPAHHRRHGYLAPYRMHAGNNMAVTATLYEAVGGMPRRPSPTDRLFLNRVRRHTTAIVHAPDMVVENSTRRLRAYGLVGTARWYLDKGPGHHGEDPR; translated from the coding sequence ATGAGCGCCCTGTGGGTGGTGGTGCCCGCGCACCAGGAAGCCGCGCGGATCGGCGCCACGCTCGACGCGCTCGCGGACCAGCACGACCGTGACTTCACCCTCGTCGTCGTGGACAACGCCTCCAGCGACAACACCGCCGACGTCGCCCACGCGTTCGCCCGCCGCGCGCCCTTCCCCGTCCACGTCCTGCGCGAACCGGAGAAGGGCGTCGGCTGCGCCGTCGACACCGGCTTCCGCTACGCGATCGAGCACGGCGCGACCCACCTCGCCCGCACCGACGCCGACTGCCTGCCACACCCCGGCTGGACCGCCGGTGCCCGCGCCGCCCTGCGGCACGGCGCCGGACTCGTCTGCGGCCGCATCGACGCCCGCCGCGACGAGCACGGGCCGCTCGGCCGGGCCGCCTTCCGCGCCCTGGTCCGCGTCGCCGCGTTCTTCGGCCGCATACGCCCCGCCCACCACCGCCGCCACGGCTACCTCGCCCCGTACCGGATGCACGCCGGCAACAACATGGCCGTCACGGCCACCCTGTACGAAGCCGTCGGCGGCATGCCGCGCCGCCCTTCCCCCACCGACCGGCTCTTCCTCAACCGGGTACGCCGCCACACCACCGCCATCGTCCACGCCCCCGACATGGTCGTGGAGAACTCCACCCGCCGACTGCGCGCCTACGGCCTCGTGGGCACCGCCCGCTGGTACCTCGACAAGGGCCCCGGCCACCACGGAGAGGACCCGCGCTGA
- a CDS encoding class I adenylate-forming enzyme family protein translates to MLDTLAHTLRRHPERPGVLGTTRTGAVRTKATFGDLADLADHCTAALHGRGIGRGSTVGVAVRPGPRALAVMLAVHRLGARAAVLDPGAGPDVLRARLALARPDLVLADATAQAVAGWARPLARRARLALPDLAELGPVATLGPRLPGCAPALETGPRTGPLPPPVDEDGDAVIVFTSGTTARPRAVVHTRSSLAAGMTTVAGLVRPRAGRPVLGGTFFVLLPSLASGAPVALPARSVPVLRRQLSRLAPQATYLTPPQIRRLLAGGGRFTGRVWTGSAPASSDLLTRVKHAGADEAWGVYALTELFPAAAVEQADKSAFTGDGDLVGTPLPGVTAKTDASGELLLSGPAARDRYLGEDPDPWVATGDRARLDHGRIVLEGRRKDMILRHAENIYPGLYEPGLHVPGVELALLVGVPAGDGDERLVAVVQPSAGAERQALRAALAGPLERMGTARPDAVLLADIPLSGRSLKPDRAATARLAARRLAERTERTERTRG, encoded by the coding sequence ATGCTCGACACCCTCGCCCACACCCTGCGCCGCCACCCCGAGCGGCCCGGCGTCCTCGGCACCACCCGCACCGGCGCCGTACGCACCAAAGCCACCTTCGGCGATCTGGCCGACCTCGCCGACCACTGCACCGCCGCTCTGCACGGGCGGGGCATCGGACGCGGCAGCACCGTCGGCGTCGCCGTACGGCCCGGGCCCCGCGCCCTCGCCGTGATGCTCGCCGTGCACCGGCTCGGCGCCCGGGCCGCCGTGCTCGACCCCGGCGCCGGACCCGACGTGCTGCGCGCCCGGCTCGCCCTGGCCCGCCCCGATCTCGTCCTCGCCGACGCCACCGCCCAGGCCGTCGCCGGCTGGGCCCGCCCGCTCGCCCGCCGCGCCCGCCTGGCCCTGCCGGACCTCGCGGAGCTCGGGCCGGTCGCCACCCTCGGTCCCCGGCTGCCCGGCTGCGCCCCCGCCCTGGAGACCGGCCCGCGAACCGGACCGCTGCCGCCCCCGGTGGACGAGGACGGCGACGCCGTCATCGTCTTCACCTCCGGCACCACCGCACGGCCCCGCGCCGTCGTCCACACCCGCTCCTCGCTCGCCGCCGGCATGACGACGGTCGCCGGGCTGGTACGGCCCCGAGCCGGGCGGCCCGTCCTCGGCGGCACCTTCTTCGTCCTGCTGCCGTCCCTCGCGAGCGGCGCACCGGTCGCGCTGCCCGCCCGCTCCGTACCCGTCCTCCGCCGCCAGCTGAGCCGACTCGCCCCGCAGGCCACGTATCTGACGCCGCCGCAGATCCGGCGGCTCCTCGCCGGCGGCGGGCGGTTCACCGGCCGCGTGTGGACCGGCTCGGCCCCCGCGAGCAGCGACCTCCTCACCCGCGTCAAGCACGCCGGCGCGGACGAGGCCTGGGGCGTCTACGCGCTGACCGAACTGTTCCCGGCCGCAGCCGTCGAACAGGCCGACAAGTCCGCCTTCACCGGCGACGGAGACCTCGTCGGCACACCCCTCCCGGGCGTGACGGCCAAGACCGACGCCTCCGGCGAACTGCTCCTCTCCGGCCCCGCCGCCCGCGACCGCTACCTCGGCGAGGACCCCGACCCCTGGGTCGCCACCGGCGACCGGGCACGCCTCGACCACGGCCGGATCGTCCTCGAAGGCCGCCGCAAGGACATGATCCTGCGCCACGCCGAGAACATCTATCCCGGTCTGTACGAGCCCGGGCTCCACGTCCCCGGCGTCGAACTGGCCCTGCTCGTGGGCGTACCCGCAGGCGACGGCGACGAACGCCTGGTCGCCGTCGTCCAGCCGAGCGCCGGCGCGGAACGCCAGGCGCTGCGGGCGGCCCTGGCCGGGCCGCTGGAGCGCATGGGCACAGCCCGGCCGGACGCGGTGCTCCTCGCCGACATCCCGCTCTCCGGCCGCTCCCTGAAGCCGGACCGCGCCGCGACGGCGCGCCTCGCCGCCCGCCGCCTGGCCGAACGCACCGAACGGACCGAACGGACCCGAGGATGA
- a CDS encoding cytochrome P450 has protein sequence MTAPVSTPPPLAAAPAALRAARRRDRRVYTRSHPVLFALLAATRRRAVTRIGGAVLVHGPDAYRQALTRIPLDRTAAGTTGGAARELSTGGTLFDQEGTGHRATRRAVADGLGAAGVERLRPVWRDILARRLAPLAAGRETDLVPLAREVAGATVRALLGTTADPEALAEAAARAAAAAVRDHLPGPRRPGTARAAVAATARLQALLDPPGGPDEAGDTALRAMLTVAAVNTTVAALPRAAAWCADAGLWDQAADDRLRPALVDELLRVVAPSPLLPRVAAADADLDGCPVRAGDRLILVARHAARAHTAPPDAHHPAPPAVAHLVFGAGSHACPGARLARAQLDDALAALAPYCPVVTGARVDRTAALPGWRSLTVRATDDRHRSRESR, from the coding sequence ATGACCGCGCCCGTCAGTACGCCGCCGCCACTGGCAGCCGCGCCCGCCGCCCTCCGCGCCGCCCGCCGCCGCGACCGCCGCGTCTACACCCGCTCCCACCCCGTGCTGTTCGCCCTCCTCGCCGCCACCCGCCGCCGCGCGGTCACCCGGATCGGCGGCGCGGTCCTGGTGCACGGCCCCGACGCGTACCGCCAGGCCCTCACCCGTATCCCGCTGGACCGCACCGCAGCCGGCACCACCGGCGGCGCGGCCCGCGAACTCTCCACCGGCGGCACGCTGTTCGACCAGGAGGGAACCGGGCACCGCGCCACCCGGCGGGCGGTCGCCGACGGCCTCGGCGCGGCCGGGGTGGAACGGCTGCGCCCGGTGTGGCGGGACATCCTTGCCCGCCGGCTCGCCCCGCTCGCCGCAGGGCGCGAGACCGACCTCGTACCGCTGGCGCGCGAAGTGGCCGGTGCCACCGTCCGCGCGCTCCTGGGCACGACCGCCGACCCGGAGGCGCTCGCCGAGGCGGCCGCCCGGGCCGCGGCCGCCGCCGTACGCGACCACCTCCCCGGGCCCCGACGGCCCGGCACCGCGCGGGCGGCCGTCGCGGCGACGGCACGCCTGCAGGCTCTGCTCGATCCGCCCGGCGGGCCGGACGAGGCGGGCGACACGGCGCTGCGGGCCATGCTCACCGTCGCCGCCGTCAACACCACCGTCGCCGCCCTGCCCCGCGCCGCCGCCTGGTGCGCCGACGCCGGGCTGTGGGACCAGGCGGCGGACGACCGGCTGCGCCCGGCCCTGGTGGACGAACTCCTGCGCGTGGTCGCCCCGTCCCCGCTGCTGCCCCGCGTGGCGGCGGCCGACGCCGATCTCGACGGCTGTCCCGTACGAGCCGGAGACCGCCTCATCCTGGTGGCCCGGCACGCCGCGCGGGCCCACACCGCACCACCCGACGCCCACCACCCGGCACCGCCCGCCGTGGCCCACCTCGTCTTCGGCGCCGGCAGCCACGCCTGCCCCGGCGCCCGCCTGGCCCGCGCCCAACTCGACGACGCCCTCGCCGCACTGGCCCCCTACTGCCCCGTCGTCACCGGCGCCCGCGTCGACCGGACCGCGGCCCTGCCGGGTTGGCGCTCGCTCACGGTGCGAGCGACCGACGACCGTCACCGATCCCGGGAGTCCCGATGA
- a CDS encoding NAD-dependent epimerase/dehydratase family protein: MTTIAVTGASGFCGSHVAATAAARGADVLCVGRRPGPVGRHVPWDATREDPDLSGADLVVHCAAAVGDPVPGSPAEAILQAVNVDGTARLLRAAGGRPVVWVSSASVYAPGPGRTRITEDHPVRGHLNAYGRTKAAGEALALAAGAVVLRPRAVYGPGDPHLVPRLLSRVRRGLLMLPGPSVRLSLTAVENLADACLTAAGWPPGAYNIADPVPYERDDAIRTVLRAHDTRARIGHLPLPLARAAATAAQSLARPRPHAEPALTRYAVDQLAHSVVLDVSRAQAQGWRAERTLADYRGGSTRLAPSRTR; encoded by the coding sequence ATGACCACGATCGCCGTCACCGGCGCCAGCGGCTTCTGCGGTTCCCACGTCGCCGCCACCGCCGCCGCTCGCGGGGCCGATGTCCTGTGCGTCGGCCGGCGCCCCGGCCCCGTCGGCCGGCACGTCCCCTGGGACGCCACGCGCGAGGACCCCGACCTGTCCGGGGCCGACCTCGTCGTGCACTGCGCGGCGGCCGTCGGCGACCCGGTGCCTGGCTCACCGGCCGAGGCCATCCTGCAGGCCGTCAACGTCGACGGCACGGCACGGCTGCTCCGGGCCGCCGGCGGCCGGCCGGTGGTGTGGGTGAGCAGTGCCAGCGTCTACGCCCCCGGGCCGGGACGTACCCGGATCACCGAGGACCATCCGGTGCGCGGGCACCTGAACGCGTACGGCCGCACCAAGGCCGCCGGCGAGGCGCTGGCGCTCGCCGCGGGCGCCGTGGTGCTGCGGCCGCGGGCGGTGTACGGGCCCGGGGACCCGCATCTGGTGCCCCGGTTGCTGTCCCGGGTCCGCCGTGGGCTGCTGATGCTGCCCGGCCCCAGCGTCCGCCTCAGCCTGACCGCCGTCGAGAACCTCGCCGACGCCTGTCTGACGGCCGCCGGCTGGCCGCCCGGCGCGTACAACATCGCCGATCCCGTCCCGTACGAGCGCGACGACGCGATCCGCACAGTGCTGCGCGCCCACGACACCCGCGCCCGCATCGGCCACCTGCCGCTGCCGCTCGCCCGGGCCGCGGCGACCGCCGCCCAGAGCCTCGCCCGGCCGCGCCCGCACGCCGAGCCGGCGCTCACCCGCTACGCCGTCGACCAGCTGGCGCACTCCGTCGTCCTGGACGTGTCCCGGGCACAGGCCCAGGGGTGGCGGGCGGAGCGCACGCTCGCCGACTACCGGGGCGGGAGCACCCGTTTGGCGCCGAGCCGGACCCGGTAG
- a CDS encoding hydrolase → MGSIIAALPGDFWAVRYDGARYPGSAAVAARPGLAAGANCQLYAYEVLRHFGLTPPELRSSELWSDTEATVQVPVPRPLDLVLFNSTDRAYGAHVGVHAGDDAILHLCAEVGRPAVWAAADFAARERYRVRLGAKRVLPPR, encoded by the coding sequence ATGGGGTCGATCATCGCCGCCCTTCCGGGGGACTTCTGGGCCGTCCGGTACGACGGTGCGCGCTACCCGGGCTCTGCGGCCGTGGCCGCCCGGCCGGGCCTCGCGGCGGGCGCCAACTGCCAGTTGTACGCGTACGAGGTGCTCAGGCACTTCGGCCTGACGCCGCCCGAGCTGCGCTCCTCCGAGCTCTGGAGCGACACGGAGGCGACGGTCCAGGTGCCGGTCCCCCGCCCCCTGGACCTGGTCCTGTTCAACTCCACCGACCGGGCCTACGGCGCCCATGTCGGCGTTCACGCCGGGGACGACGCGATCCTCCATCTGTGCGCGGAGGTCGGGCGCCCGGCGGTGTGGGCGGCGGCGGACTTCGCGGCGCGGGAGCGCTACCGGGTCCGGCTCGGCGCCAAACGGGTGCTCCCGCCCCGGTAG